One window of Xanthomonas sp. 10-10 genomic DNA carries:
- a CDS encoding fatty acid desaturase yields the protein MLSDPIIDFLTAGVAGLGVWGMLAVLLVFTQLTIFAVTLYLHRSQAHRGVDFHPVVAHFFRFWTWLTTSMITREWVAIHRKHHAKVETEEDPHSPQTKGIRQVFWRGVELYREARTQRADIEQYGKGAPSDWIERHLYTPHANAGPIALLVLNGVLFGLPGIALWAIQMAWIPFWAAGVVNGLGHWWGYRNFESADTSTNLTPWALWIGGEELHNNHHAFPSSARFSMRRWELDIGWIAIRGLQAVGLAKVLRVAPSLDIRPNIAVPDADTLKALLSHRFQAMTDYQRNVLKPALREEAAATGAKLRELLPRRLRKGLVDDGRWLKPDARAQLQAWVAQRPRMRTLVEYRARLTAVLEARSHDASERLKQLQQWCHEAEASGNAALQAYAARLKGYALSGG from the coding sequence ATGTTGTCCGATCCGATCATCGACTTCCTGACCGCCGGCGTGGCCGGGCTGGGTGTGTGGGGCATGTTGGCGGTGCTGCTGGTGTTTACCCAGCTCACCATCTTTGCGGTGACCTTGTACCTGCATCGCAGCCAGGCGCACCGCGGCGTGGATTTCCATCCGGTGGTGGCGCACTTCTTCCGCTTCTGGACCTGGCTCACCACCTCGATGATCACCCGCGAATGGGTGGCCATCCATCGCAAGCACCACGCCAAGGTGGAGACCGAGGAAGACCCGCATAGCCCGCAGACCAAGGGCATCAGGCAGGTGTTCTGGCGCGGCGTGGAGCTGTATCGCGAGGCGCGCACGCAACGCGCCGACATCGAGCAGTACGGCAAGGGCGCGCCCAGCGACTGGATCGAGCGGCATCTGTACACCCCGCACGCCAATGCCGGGCCGATCGCGCTGCTGGTTCTCAACGGTGTGTTGTTCGGTTTGCCCGGCATTGCGCTATGGGCGATCCAGATGGCGTGGATTCCGTTCTGGGCGGCCGGCGTGGTCAATGGCCTGGGCCATTGGTGGGGCTATCGCAACTTCGAATCCGCCGACACCTCCACCAACCTCACTCCGTGGGCGCTGTGGATCGGCGGCGAAGAACTGCACAACAACCATCATGCGTTCCCGAGTTCGGCGCGATTTTCGATGCGGCGCTGGGAGCTGGATATCGGCTGGATTGCGATTCGCGGGCTGCAGGCCGTGGGTCTGGCCAAGGTGCTGCGCGTGGCGCCATCGCTGGATATCCGCCCCAATATCGCCGTACCCGATGCCGATACCCTGAAGGCGCTGTTGTCGCATCGCTTCCAGGCCATGACCGATTACCAGCGCAACGTGCTCAAGCCGGCCTTGCGCGAGGAGGCCGCTGCGACCGGCGCCAAGTTGCGTGAGTTGTTGCCGCGGCGTCTACGTAAAGGCCTGGTCGATGACGGGCGCTGGCTCAAGCCGGATGCGCGCGCGCAGTTGCAGGCCTGGGTGGCGCAGCGTCCGCGCATGCGCACGCTGGTCGAGTACCGCGCGCGCCTGACCGCCGTGCTGGAAGCACGCAGCCATGATGCGTCCGAGCGTCTTAAGCAGTTGCAGCAGTGGTGCCATGAGGCCGAAGCCAGCGGCAATGCTGCGCTACAGGCGTATGCCGCGCGGCTCAAGGGTTATGCGCTGAGTGGCGGGTAA
- a CDS encoding calcium-dependent protein kinase 21 has protein sequence MACLACACACAAHAQVQDSQDYLKRMDTDGDGRVSRDEYLAWMSYAFDQRDADHDGVLQGDELPGRRGKPITRAAHRATLIERFARQDANGDGYLSARELLAPPR, from the coding sequence ATGGCATGCCTCGCCTGTGCGTGCGCGTGCGCAGCGCACGCACAGGTGCAGGACAGCCAGGACTATCTCAAGCGCATGGATACCGATGGCGATGGCCGGGTCAGCCGCGATGAATATCTGGCCTGGATGAGTTACGCCTTCGATCAGCGCGATGCCGATCACGATGGTGTGCTGCAGGGCGACGAACTGCCTGGCCGGCGCGGCAAGCCGATTACCCGCGCCGCGCATCGCGCCACCTTGATCGAGCGCTTCGCACGCCAGGACGCCAACGGCGATGGTTATCTGAGCGCACGCGAATTGCTGGCGCCGCCGCGTTGA
- a CDS encoding ATP-binding cassette domain-containing protein, whose product MFTLDQVSRRYGQSLALDNVSLAFDSGVTTAVIGPSGAGKSTVLRLLVGLEWPDSGTVAFDGTPLQRERLQAQRQRIGYVIQEGGLFPHLDARSNVVLLAQTLGWTRERIDARLETLCALCQLPPELLGRYPAELSGGQRQRVGLIRALMLDPPALLLDEPLGALDPIVRYDLQAQMRGLFAQLGKTVVLVTHDVAEAAYLADTLVLMRAGRVVQQGTARALLEHPAEPFVQRFFTAQRSIGDVA is encoded by the coding sequence ATGTTCACACTCGATCAGGTCAGCCGGCGCTACGGCCAGTCTCTCGCACTCGATAACGTCAGCCTGGCGTTCGACAGCGGCGTCACCACCGCGGTGATCGGGCCCAGCGGTGCCGGCAAGTCCACCGTGTTGCGCCTGCTGGTGGGGCTGGAATGGCCCGACAGCGGCACGGTCGCCTTCGATGGCACGCCACTGCAACGCGAGCGGCTGCAGGCGCAGCGTCAGCGCATCGGCTATGTGATCCAGGAGGGCGGTCTGTTTCCGCATCTGGATGCGCGCAGCAATGTGGTGTTGCTGGCGCAGACGCTGGGCTGGACGCGCGAGCGCATCGATGCCCGCCTGGAGACGTTGTGCGCGCTGTGCCAGCTGCCGCCGGAGTTGCTGGGGCGCTATCCGGCCGAGCTGTCGGGCGGGCAGCGCCAGCGCGTTGGCCTGATCCGCGCGCTGATGCTGGACCCGCCGGCGCTGTTGCTGGACGAACCGCTGGGTGCACTCGACCCGATCGTGCGCTACGACCTGCAGGCGCAGATGCGCGGGCTGTTTGCGCAGCTCGGCAAGACCGTGGTGCTGGTCACCCACGATGTTGCCGAGGCGGCGTATCTGGCCGACACCCTGGTGCTGATGCGCGCCGGCCGCGTCGTGCAGCAGGGCACTGCGCGCGCGCTGCTTGAGCACCCGGCCGAGCCGTTCGTGCAGCGGTTTTTCACTGCCCAGCGCAGCATCGGCGACGTCGCATGA
- a CDS encoding glycine betaine ABC transporter substrate-binding protein, with protein MSARAVVAVLLLLCSLGAHAAQVTVGSKNFTEAVILGEIATAAGKRDGVDVQHRAQLGGTRILWRALETGQIDAYAEYTGTLAQELLQLPKASHAELRAALDARGLAMTQSLGFQNTYAFGMRRERAQALGITTLSELARHPGLKIGLSNEFMQRADGWPGVRAAYALPQAATGLDHDLAYRALQSGAIEVTDLYSTDAEIPYYKLQVLRDDRQYFPDYQAVFLYRKDLTQRAPKMLQTLQGLQGRIDEAAMQQLNAQVKLERKSESAAAAQWLGVAATAQGDSRIGRLLRNTREHLALVGISLGFALLIALPLGVLAARRPRLGQGVLSLTGVLQTLPSLAVFVFMIPLFGIGAKPAIAALFLYSLLPIVRNTHAGLTSIPRELRQTAEAIGLPAWTRLWRVELPLARRTIVAGIQTAAVINVGTATLGALIGAGGYGQPILTGIRLDDIGLILEGAIPAAVLALLVQAAFEGLERWATPRGLRLSQRG; from the coding sequence ATGAGCGCGCGTGCGGTTGTGGCAGTGCTGTTGTTGCTGTGCAGCCTGGGCGCACACGCTGCGCAGGTCACCGTGGGCTCGAAGAACTTCACCGAAGCAGTGATCCTGGGCGAAATCGCCACTGCCGCCGGCAAGCGGGACGGGGTGGATGTGCAGCATCGCGCCCAGCTCGGCGGCACGCGCATCCTGTGGCGCGCGCTGGAAACCGGCCAGATCGATGCCTACGCCGAATACACCGGCACCCTGGCACAAGAACTGCTGCAGTTGCCCAAGGCCAGCCACGCCGAGCTGCGCGCGGCACTGGACGCGCGCGGGCTGGCGATGACGCAGTCGCTCGGCTTTCAGAACACTTATGCATTCGGCATGCGGCGCGAGCGCGCGCAGGCGTTGGGCATCACCACGTTGTCGGAACTGGCGCGCCACCCGGGTTTGAAGATCGGGCTGAGCAACGAATTCATGCAGCGTGCCGACGGCTGGCCGGGCGTGCGCGCCGCTTATGCCCTGCCGCAGGCCGCCACTGGCCTGGATCACGATCTGGCCTACCGCGCGCTGCAGAGCGGTGCCATCGAGGTCACCGATCTGTACAGCACCGATGCGGAGATTCCGTACTACAAACTGCAGGTGCTGCGCGACGACCGCCAGTATTTCCCGGACTACCAGGCCGTGTTCCTGTACCGCAAGGATCTGACACAGCGTGCGCCGAAGATGCTGCAGACCTTGCAAGGCCTGCAGGGACGCATCGACGAAGCGGCCATGCAGCAACTCAATGCGCAGGTGAAGCTGGAGCGCAAGAGCGAATCTGCAGCGGCCGCGCAATGGCTGGGCGTTGCGGCCACCGCGCAAGGCGATTCGCGAATCGGCCGTTTGCTGCGCAACACCCGCGAGCACCTGGCGCTGGTGGGTATCTCGCTGGGTTTTGCCTTGCTGATCGCGTTGCCCCTGGGCGTGCTCGCAGCGCGGCGGCCGCGCCTGGGCCAGGGAGTGCTGTCGCTGACCGGGGTGCTGCAGACCTTGCCCTCACTGGCGGTGTTCGTCTTCATGATCCCGTTGTTCGGCATCGGTGCCAAGCCGGCCATTGCCGCGCTGTTTCTGTATAGCCTGCTGCCGATCGTGCGCAATACGCATGCCGGGCTGACCTCGATTCCGCGCGAACTACGTCAGACCGCCGAAGCGATCGGCTTGCCCGCCTGGACGCGATTGTGGCGTGTGGAATTGCCGTTGGCCCGTCGCACCATCGTGGCCGGTATCCAGACCGCGGCGGTCATCAACGTGGGGACTGCGACCCTGGGTGCATTGATTGGCGCCGGTGGATATGGCCAGCCGATCCTCACCGGCATCCGTCTGGACGATATCGGATTGATTCTGGAAGGCGCGATTCCCGCCGCCGTCCTCGCACTGCTGGTGCAGGCGGCATTCGAAGGGCTGGAGCGTTGGGCAACTCCGCGTGGCCTGCGGCTCAGCCAGCGCGGTTGA
- a CDS encoding aminotransferase class V-fold PLP-dependent enzyme, with product MSSSSLPSSLPTPVLWEHRQRAFALSGDVLYLDAASRGPLLTAVQAAAHRAVDAMATPWRLPFDAWLHDIERLRRLASGLFDNDVDAVALVPSAAHGLATAARNLPLHRGDAVLLLDGQFPSNLLIWQRRCTEVGARIVAVPTTAGMVLTDAVLEAVEQTPALRIVSLPHAYWLDGRQLDLDRISAAVHARGAALVLDLSQSLGVMSTDLSRWKPEFVVSVGHKWLLGPMGLAWLWVAPHWRTHGVPIEEHWIGRDAGSSWEFPVAQAPDYREGARRFDAGGVADPLRIAMATAALQQVTAWQPARIATALGALTTQWDAALSARGLGHWCTPGHAPHLTALRPPVPQLDAVAKTFGEQGAICTRRHGRLRIAPHVGVAEDALLRLIAALPGE from the coding sequence ATGTCATCGTCTTCGCTGCCCAGCTCGCTCCCCACTCCTGTCCTCTGGGAACATCGGCAACGTGCGTTTGCGCTGTCCGGCGATGTGCTCTATCTGGATGCCGCCTCGCGTGGGCCGTTGCTGACTGCGGTGCAGGCCGCGGCGCATCGGGCCGTCGATGCGATGGCCACGCCATGGCGGTTGCCGTTCGATGCATGGCTGCACGACATCGAGCGGTTGCGCCGCTTGGCCTCCGGCCTGTTCGACAACGATGTCGATGCGGTGGCATTGGTGCCATCGGCCGCGCACGGGTTGGCCACGGCCGCACGCAATCTGCCACTGCATCGCGGCGATGCAGTGCTGCTGCTGGATGGGCAGTTCCCGTCCAACCTGCTGATCTGGCAACGGCGCTGCACCGAGGTGGGCGCACGCATCGTGGCGGTACCGACCACTGCCGGCATGGTGCTGACCGATGCGGTGCTGGAGGCGGTTGAACAGACGCCTGCGCTGCGCATCGTCAGCCTGCCGCATGCGTACTGGCTGGACGGGCGGCAGCTCGATCTGGACCGGATCAGCGCCGCGGTACATGCGCGCGGCGCGGCGCTGGTGCTGGATCTGAGCCAGAGCCTGGGCGTCATGTCGACCGACCTGTCGCGTTGGAAACCTGAATTCGTGGTCAGTGTCGGCCATAAATGGTTGCTGGGACCGATGGGCCTGGCGTGGCTGTGGGTGGCGCCGCACTGGCGCACGCACGGCGTGCCGATCGAAGAACACTGGATCGGTCGCGATGCCGGCAGCAGCTGGGAGTTTCCGGTGGCGCAGGCACCGGACTATCGCGAGGGTGCGCGGCGGTTCGATGCCGGCGGCGTTGCCGACCCATTGCGGATTGCGATGGCGACAGCCGCCTTGCAACAGGTGACGGCCTGGCAACCTGCGCGTATCGCCACGGCACTGGGCGCATTGACCACGCAGTGGGATGCGGCCTTGTCCGCACGCGGTCTCGGCCATTGGTGCACGCCCGGTCATGCGCCGCACCTGACCGCGTTACGGCCGCCAGTGCCACAGTTGGATGCGGTGGCGAAGACGTTCGGCGAACAGGGTGCGATCTGCACGCGGCGGCACGGACGTTTACGTATCGCGCCGCACGTTGGTGTCGCCGAGGATGCGCTCCTACGCCTGATTGCGGCGTTGCCGGGCGAATGA
- the egtB gene encoding ergothioneine biosynthesis protein EgtB gives MAMSALSPLLGHHQQQQLTLLERYAQTRALSDRLAAPLSAEDAMVQSMPDASPSKWHLAHTTWFFERFVLQADPAYRVFDPAWDFLFNSYYQSVGPMHARARRGVLSRPSLQQVRDYRAAVDTHMHQRLQDGALDAQACTIVQLGIQHEQQHQELLLTDIKHALWSNPLQPAYRDAPAPPAAVASTLRWQARDEQIVEIGAAAWPQADTFAYDNESPRHRVLIGAHALANRVVTNAEFQEFIDAGGYRSAGAWLSDGWAMVQAQGWQHPLYWDTDGREFTLDGWRARDAHAPVCHLSLFEADAFARWAGARLPTEAEWEQAAVGVSVQGNFVDTDALHPRAAQAVDTGMQQLFGDVWEWTGSAYLPYPGFAPWPGSLGEYNGKFMNAQWVLRGGSCATPASHMRASYRNFFPSDARWQFAGVRLAKDLP, from the coding sequence ATGGCGATGTCTGCACTCTCACCTCTGCTGGGCCACCACCAGCAACAGCAGCTGACGCTGCTGGAACGCTACGCGCAGACCCGCGCGCTGAGCGATCGCCTCGCCGCACCCCTGAGCGCTGAAGATGCGATGGTGCAGAGCATGCCCGACGCCAGCCCCAGCAAATGGCATCTGGCGCATACCACCTGGTTTTTCGAACGCTTCGTGCTGCAGGCCGACCCTGCGTACCGCGTCTTCGATCCGGCGTGGGACTTTCTGTTCAACAGCTACTACCAGAGCGTCGGCCCGATGCATGCGCGCGCACGTCGCGGGGTGTTGTCGCGTCCATCGCTGCAACAGGTGCGCGACTATCGCGCGGCTGTGGACACTCACATGCACCAGCGCCTGCAAGATGGCGCGCTCGATGCGCAGGCCTGCACCATCGTGCAACTGGGCATCCAGCACGAGCAGCAGCACCAGGAGTTGCTGCTGACCGACATCAAGCACGCGCTGTGGAGCAATCCGCTGCAGCCGGCCTATCGCGATGCGCCGGCACCGCCTGCTGCAGTCGCCAGCACGTTGCGCTGGCAGGCGCGCGACGAACAGATCGTGGAGATCGGCGCAGCGGCATGGCCGCAGGCCGACACCTTCGCCTACGACAACGAGTCGCCGCGTCACCGCGTGCTGATCGGTGCCCACGCCTTGGCCAATCGCGTCGTGACCAATGCCGAGTTTCAGGAGTTCATCGACGCTGGCGGTTACCGCAGCGCCGGTGCCTGGCTCAGCGATGGCTGGGCGATGGTGCAGGCGCAGGGCTGGCAACATCCGTTGTACTGGGACACAGATGGACGCGAATTCACCCTGGATGGCTGGCGCGCGCGCGATGCGCATGCGCCGGTCTGTCATCTGAGCCTGTTCGAGGCCGATGCCTTCGCCCGCTGGGCCGGTGCGCGACTGCCCACCGAAGCCGAGTGGGAACAGGCTGCTGTCGGTGTGTCGGTGCAAGGCAATTTCGTCGATACCGACGCACTGCATCCGCGCGCTGCCCAGGCAGTGGACACCGGCATGCAGCAGCTGTTCGGCGATGTCTGGGAATGGACCGGCAGCGCCTATCTGCCGTATCCCGGTTTTGCGCCCTGGCCCGGCTCGCTGGGCGAATACAACGGCAAATTCATGAATGCGCAATGGGTACTGCGCGGCGGCAGCTGCGCCACGCCGGCCAGTCATATGCGCGCCAGTTACCGCAACTTTTTCCCCTCCGATGCGCGTTGGCAGTTTGCCGGCGTGCGCCTTGCCAAGGACCTGCCTTGA
- the egtD gene encoding L-histidine N(alpha)-methyltransferase → MNAAAHAMQRAHAALTDLRPQPDDITADALAGLSQTPKTLPSKYFYDARGSQLFEAITRQPEYYLTGTELGLLEASMPAIAQAIGAGVHVVEYGSGSGRKTELLLQGLRDVVAYTPLEISRTALLESTARLAQQFPQIQMLPVCTDFTKPLRLPAAQRPSRRHVVFFPGSTLGNFTDTAAIALMDAMRQTMGSDGCALIGIDLDKDASLVEAAYNDAAGVTAEFTLNLLARLNREIGSDFDLDGFRHHAVYARERGRIETFLISQRDQRVHVGGKDFVFAGGEAMQVEYSYKYTDARFAELAAAAGLKVTHGWNDTKDWFGLRLLRPL, encoded by the coding sequence TTGAACGCCGCCGCCCATGCCATGCAACGCGCGCACGCCGCGCTGACGGACCTGCGCCCGCAACCAGACGACATCACCGCCGACGCACTGGCCGGCTTGTCGCAGACCCCGAAGACACTGCCGTCGAAATACTTCTACGACGCGCGCGGCTCGCAGCTGTTCGAAGCCATCACCCGGCAGCCGGAGTACTACCTCACCGGCACCGAACTGGGACTGCTGGAAGCCAGCATGCCGGCGATCGCACAAGCGATCGGTGCCGGAGTGCACGTGGTCGAATACGGTAGCGGCAGCGGCCGCAAGACCGAGCTGCTGCTGCAGGGGTTACGCGATGTGGTGGCGTACACGCCGCTGGAAATTTCGCGCACCGCACTGCTGGAAAGCACCGCGCGGCTGGCCCAGCAATTCCCGCAGATCCAGATGCTGCCGGTCTGCACCGACTTCACCAAGCCGTTGCGCCTTCCCGCTGCGCAGCGACCCTCGCGCCGCCATGTGGTGTTTTTCCCCGGCTCGACGCTGGGCAACTTCACCGACACCGCTGCCATTGCCCTGATGGACGCGATGCGCCAGACCATGGGAAGCGATGGCTGCGCGCTGATCGGTATTGATCTGGACAAGGACGCCAGCCTGGTCGAAGCCGCCTACAACGATGCGGCCGGTGTCACGGCCGAGTTCACCTTGAACCTGTTGGCGCGACTCAACCGCGAGATCGGCAGCGACTTCGATCTGGACGGCTTCCGTCACCATGCGGTGTATGCGCGCGAGCGCGGGCGCATCGAAACCTTCTTGATCAGTCAACGCGACCAGCGCGTGCACGTGGGCGGAAAGGACTTCGTCTTTGCCGGTGGCGAAGCCATGCAGGTCGAGTACAGCTACAAGTACACCGACGCGCGCTTTGCCGAACTGGCCGCGGCCGCCGGGCTCAAGGTCACGCACGGTTGGAACGACACAAAGGATTGGTTCGGCCTGCGCCTGCTTCGCCCACTGTGA
- a CDS encoding DUF3253 domain-containing protein, with protein sequence MQPPSDAQIAALMRHLLSQRQPEQSICPSEVARALSDDAAVWPNLMPQVREVAAAAARAGVVRVTQQGRTVQLPEVRGPVRLMRGPQFD encoded by the coding sequence GTGCAACCGCCCAGTGATGCGCAGATCGCCGCGCTGATGCGGCACTTGCTCTCACAACGGCAGCCTGAGCAATCAATCTGCCCCTCAGAGGTGGCGCGCGCGTTGAGCGACGACGCTGCCGTGTGGCCCAACCTGATGCCGCAGGTGCGCGAGGTGGCCGCGGCAGCCGCACGCGCCGGCGTCGTCCGTGTCACCCAGCAAGGCAGGACAGTGCAGCTGCCGGAGGTTCGCGGACCGGTTCGCCTGATGCGCGGGCCACAGTTCGACTGA